A region of the Cydia strobilella chromosome 18, ilCydStro3.1, whole genome shotgun sequence genome:
gACCGTTTCGTGTaacagatctgctccatatatattcaacttaaacatgaagttgtcacgatttctatttatatggcaattttttgacatacgcatacgaaaggttaaggtAGTGTTGCAGGAGTCAAAAGTAGGTTTACAATTTTGCACCGATCCACTGTATTACGGCAAAAAAAGACTCGGACAAAATTCAAAGGACTAATCATGTGTGGCTCTAATATGATTGAATTAAGTGATAATACTTACTTGTAACAACTgtataaaatttgtaattttcatCAACATTAAATGGTCGGAGAACCTTCCCACTTCCACTGCTTGTCCCTTCTTCAAAAACAATAAGAAGTCCTCTACAAAATCCTTATGCTCTACACCAAATAACTGCTCTATCTTTCTATATAACTCTACCGGAGTCTCCTTGGTAGGGTCGAAAGATTTCAATAGACTTTGGAACTGTACAAACTTATTGGTAGGCACCGACTGGTTTGAAGAAAACCTTGATTGTACTTTTGTGTAATAGGATCTAACTAACGCTGAAACAAATACAAAACATGTAAGAACTTCATTATACAATTCCAGATCTTTTCATTTATGTACACATATTTCGGTTTTCAATttgttattatacatattaaatatattaaactggGTCACTCACATTTATAAAGTTGATGATTGTTAAACGTGAGTAACCcggtttaaatatattttaattattttttataatacaaggaattttattatacaagtaAACATTTgttaaaggaaaaaatttaaaatgtccATAGACAATAGGTGTGAATATTATGTTACCAAGTTTTGTttacctataaaaataatatctgttGCCAAGTCTTGTGACCTACTTTAATGACACATTTCTTCATCCCTACATTCTTACAGTGTTAAAGCAAAAATATGAGGATAGAAATGCTTAGATATTTACCTGCATCCAATGCATTGGTCTCTGTTGACTCAAGAGCCTTAGCTGGCTTTTTCTCTTTAACCTGATTATCATTTTTTAACTCATTCTGCACAGGCAATGAAGGATTTTGATCCGCTTTTTGAGGAGGTGGCTGAAATAGACGAAAAACCCTGAGTTAAACATTGAATTTCATACTTTTGTGATGTCATCTTCAGGCTTTAGTGTTTACTAACATAgtgtattataaataataaggcTGAATATAATACATTCCAGTTATAATATCTGTAAGTGACTTATTTACACGAGTGCTAAACTGTTACTAAACGTTCTTTAATAAGAATGCAAGTAATGAAACATATACGAATAATACCATGAATACGCAATAGCTCACATCAACGCCATAATACCTGACTCACCTCAGGGTTTATACCAATTTTAGGAGCAAAATCCTGTTTGGAAGAACTAGTACCCGGCACAATTTTATTACCAAAAGCATCCTGGCTATCTCTTGTAAACAAAATTGGCATAGAGGGCAGCATCTAGAAAAATAATATGGGCTCGTCCCGCTAAAACAATGTTAATGGTGGCAAATTCCACTTGCGAATTAGCTTGCTTCCTTCATTATTTCAGACACAAAACACTAACACTTAAAAGCAAAACACAGAACTACACAACGAAGATAAAATTATGCATGATTAGCGCGGAAAACATAGTAgttttgatttatatttttccaaaCAACACGAGACACCAGAACGAATGGAAACATTTTTTGACAGATCGCAATCGCACTGACGAGACGCGCTGTTGTCTACGTTTCATTTTAGCAAGgttttgaaataattttaattgttgctTACCTTATTTAATAGCTGATAAattctatacaaaaataaagatTATTAAGTAGGTTTTTTGTGCACATATGTAAGAAAACGCAACTCTTTTATaatcaagttaaataaaatgggCAAATTTATGAGAAACTTCGcgcgacttttaaaaagttaaagaagttttactatCAAATTGATCCTGTTAATAACAAGATTAAATGAAATGTAATTGTAGTGAAATATCCACTTTTAGTAGCTTTCGTTGCGAGTCGAATACAAGAAATCGTAacctactcttaattaaaattaaaaatacttttaaaagttATCCGTTGTTTTCGTCAGCTGAGGCTTTTATGCAGACAGAGAGACAAAGAACCTTTCCTGTCAAAAATAGTGATTGACAAAATGAAACATCGATATATCTGTTATCGATGATACCTTAATGTtattgatatttaatatttttaatattgtgaaAGAAAATAGCTACCACGAAAACCGGAACACGTCCGATATCTTCTGTTATATATTGGTagtttattataattgtttatacgtagcgaaacggccaagccacatattttgactaaggtgtagtttaTGAAGCTAGGGCTTGTATTATAGAGTTAGGGCGTTTAGAGTTAgtagcttggctctacatgagatctgataactttttgacagtgcgagccataaggtcgtcttggcaacattttacataatattgtttttggtgggattgccaagtcattatatgtattaaaaaaataatggtatctAACAACCATCCCTTTGTACCTTaccaccccctggcactgactaaaatagccgacttggtatcacattacatctcaaaacttttttgtagtagaacgCGTTGCGAGACTTACATCTTTTTacttgtaatgtttttgatgggatctagtattatccaaacccaagttataagggttcaaaaaaacgacgatgTGTTTTGAGAATaagtaggtagtgcccttgtgcatcgcttggctcgtcttggcgggggcactaccgtgcccccagatattaCATTGCCTTTAAGTTATCGGTATTATCTACTTATCAATTTATTACTGCACGGTCAAGttagtgcaaagttagcgtggtcggACTCCACGTTTTTTTCATCGATTCTGATCTCAATTTGGGAtaaattactaaataaatttCAATTCATAATTTCTATCTTtgactttttaaatgttaatagcATTATAAAATGTGCTTAATTCGTGCTAGCCATGTTTACACGTGTTCTAGAAAAGTTAGTTTACTTTGCTCAAAGGCTAgtcaaaagtttttttattacattttccaTTATTAAATTTGCTAAAGCCTCAGGCTTAAATAAATCCCGATCTCTTTGTGAATCAAATGGTCCTGCTTATATTATAAATCCCAGTGATATACGTTAAATTCAAAGTAAGTTCTTATACTTGTAAGCACTTGAACTCGTAGAGTCGCGTGACACCACCCTGACACTGTCATTTACCTATAGCTATCGCCCTCGTAAATCAGACCAACAATATCGCAGAAGAATTATTGTTTGTCCCCGTTGTCTGGATACCGAATCGATTTTACACCACCGCAAGCTTCGGCTTTATACTCCAGCTCTGAATggctctaaaaataaaaataaaagcgaATAACGTTCGAACATTCTGTTTTCAAATGTTTAAAAGTTAACAAGAGTCTAGGGGAATCTCAAAATGGCTTCGATTTTGCCCGCTGGATTGCGAAATGGGGTAAGTTTGTCTTTCAAGTAACTAATATACAGATACTTTCTCTTTTTTAATTCAAGATTTCAATGTTGTGCCTAGTTCTTGTTCAGTTCAGTGAATTTATAATTTCGTGTCTGATAGTTCGTTTCATACGTCAGTACAATCTTCATCAAAATAGTCTGTATTTTACCTATTGTAGCCACTTTCTATGCTTCGAACTCCGAAATCGGCTACACTATTTGCAACCTATTTCTACTGACTAATTTGTTTGCCAGGCTGTAGTAGTTTCACCTAGGTACTTTAAATTATTGGCATAccataattttaattaccttGGATGCGGGATGCGCCCGCTGAAATTCTTTGCAGATTCCATTCAAAATCCTGCTAATAGGATACAACGTTCCTTAAAAAATGGTAATAGCAATATGTAGTAGTTGAACAGGCTGTCCTAATATCCTATTTTTGATGAATAATAGCGACATGTATACATATTTGAGATAAATTAGCATATTCTACCGGGATCCTTATAGTACGTACGTCTTAAATTACCTCAGGTCGGAAGATTACACAATCTACTGCTCTGGTTGATTCATCATACCTACGCTCAATAATAATACGCtggtaattatttaaaactagcgacccgccccggcttcgcacgggtagttcaactattttacacaaaatatatatatataaaccctcccgactgactgactgactcacttaaatcaacgtccagcccaaaccgttggacctagagagctgaatttttcacagtgggtagattttataacgttagtatccactaagaaggggtttttcaatattcatcccccaagggggtgaaatgggggtccaaagtttgtatggggttcaagttttattttaagcaatagatggatacagtctaaggaaaaaacgtgcctcgaaaatcaagaaaattttactctcgatcagagggcgctactagctttggcctactgtcgtatagatggcgttgacggtttcgtttgttatttagcaatttttactcaaatcagtgaaagaacataggtcaaaatcataaaaataattattgcaaataaaaaaaaatcatttatccatattgaaatacattttatcgtatttttataaatcatcatttttataacatttaaaactttcgcggtttgaacacatattatatCACATCCAATCAAATAACCAGTCAATCGACCAGTGAAAcatgtgtcgaaacgtcggtaaataaaggtaacaaaataaattcttcatttttagttttaaagtgtgtcgatagatggcagtgtatttactgtggttacaaaatttactatgacagtaccgcactatgaattcgaaccttgggtaaaaaatattattaaaaaacaagaaaactactttcagcgtttttgaaaattcatcccctaaaagggttaaaaaggggttgaaagtttgaatccattacaaatgctttgaaacttcttagaaaggcattgtataatattccaaaaaaaagttatttcaacgttcttaataattcaacccctaagggggttaaaaagaggatgtagtttatatgtagtacaagttttcgtttaagctaggaacacgAAACTTgataaaagggcattatattataatagaagaaaactgattgcaccgtgtttgtcaagtttgtattaataaagttcgcatcgggagcgaacattttattttaatagtggacttgaaaatctaagtgttgagaaggattatatcgagaacaatttttttcagttagggacttgaaacttcgtactttgtgaaagacaaatttcatgcgttgtataattattaacaaatgattaaccgtccctactgatatctcaatgttacaaatccacgcgtacgaagactacgaagtcgcgggcaacagctagttatacatataaaccttcctcttaaatcactatcttttaaaaaaaccacatcaaaaattgcgtagttttaaagatctaagcatacatagggacagacggacaaacagcggaaagcgactttgttttatactttgTAGTGATTCGGTTTCACTACCGCGCTCGAAGGCTCATGTTAAAGGAGCACTAAAGGAAATAACGAATTTCCTTCGCTCGGCGAAAAACAATGCCTCAATCAGAACTTAGTGGCTGTCGGAACGTATCCGTGAATAGTTTGAACACTTCAAAATCGAATTcgtgttttttaaattttgaaaatggaatgcATTAAGGATAGTACCGATGCTCCGTCCGAACGTGGCGTGGACGTGGACATAGACGAAATGGTAACGAAGGAACAGGATGCGTCTACTGGAGTTCTCAGTGTACAAGTAATTTGAGTTTTTGTTATCCGATTACAGTAAGTAGCTATTAGTAAGCCAAAcgataaataagtaataacgtGCGTTAGACAAACTTTTAGAATCGTGTGCATTAAAgccgacattttttttaaatcaacacTTCCCTAGCCAAAAACCTTTATCAGTTTAATATTTCAAACCGATGTAGCCTTAAAATCTCACTAACTTCGCGCTTGTGCAAGTATCTTCGTtacttaagtaaaaataaagtaataaatcataagTTGAGAGCAATGAAACGTGTAGTTAGGttcacattattaacaaatttcataaaaacatcTGTTATACTCTCGACTACCCAGTTCCTACGCCCAAAAAAAGCTAAATACCATTGTACCCCTTGTTCATAAAGGAAATACTTTACCCAGGTAAAAGGCCTCGACGCCAACCGCTATGCCACCAAGAAGACCGTGGCCCAAGGCATGCTGGACATCGCGCTGCTCACTTCCAATGCGTCACAGCTGAAGTACGTGCTCCAAGTTGGCCCCAAGCACGAGTTCTACACGTTGCTGGTCGTTCTCATCTCTGTTTCTTTAGTGCTGCAGGTAAGCTTATTTCGAATAAAGTTTGGTTTTCGTATGACTTATTTATTAGACACCTATATTTTTCTAACATCAgatataaacagataaacaggtGTAGGTGAGTATATCTTCCTCTCCAAATCATGGCCCGTGTTACATGCCTTACATGTTACGTGTCGTGCCTACGTCAATACGACTAGACTAAACTATAATACCCTGGACATCATACAGTGCATCGGCGCttaagtcaataaatttaaagtGTGACTtgagttttttttctgtttttcgataagtaaaaacgttttattttattaacaaagaTCCTAAAACTTTGGgaggtattataatataatccTTCTCTAAATCCCATTATTTTGGGAAACTAagtatagtcgttcgatttggccccgaacggctaattCTTTGACTAtggttaagtaaaaccgcacgtgttACTATCTGCAAAAAAGGGTcgtataattctaattggcatCTAAGCGCGGGGtagtccaacgctcaaaaaaccagtgtaggtgcgctctccgataacgtgCCTTTGTAacgcatctcgatgacacattttagactggttctgtagcgttcgactttttccatttgttcattttgaatctaAGTACAATTGCCATAGgatttgtaattcaataaccagTTAAAGTGACCGAACCGAACCATTTTTTATTCAGGTAGTAGCACTTGcgattttacttaacaatagacaaaggattagccgttcggggccagctacaaatcgaacgactataccTATGGCATCGATCCACTGTGCTGAACTGAGGTGACTGGATGTAGAGTGCTCATGTAGAGTGCTGCTCTAAAAAGTCTGCAGGTAAGAATTGACACTCAGTCACAGCCACTTTACTGGTATGTATAATCCTTATAATGActttaatatatataagtaggtactaagtaaACTCTCAGACTTTATCTAAGGTCCTGCGTATACCTGATGAACATTGTTCCATCGGCATTGTTGATTTTGAACTATAGGTAGTAATGGGGATGGTGCTGCTCTCTCTAAACCTGCTCCGTGACTGTCGTTTCCACGAGGCTCGGCACCGCGTCTCAGCCCAGCGTGTCAACTACGCCACAACCGCCTCCGCCTTTGTGATCACCGTCCTCAATGTGCTTGTGTCTGCCTTTGACTCTTCGCTCGCAAGATACTTGGAGATAGATTATGTGGTATAGGCTGTCACGCGTTGCCACATTTCTCTATTGCATATACAAAAAACGTTAAGTCGTGCAGCACAAGTATAAATATCTAGGCCCACCATACACTGGTGACTTTCGGTTTGTTTTAGAAactaatgaaacaaaagaaatgctatttagtttttgaacttcgaattagattgaaacagtaacagtgtacattgtaatgcacattgggccctACGAGGCTATATGAGTTTTACAAACATAATAGTATCTATTGGGAaaaaataatgtgtagaaaACTGTTTCATTCCACTAAATTTTATGGAAAAACTGTTCCCCAGACCTTAATGCCGACCGAACGTCTCACCGGTCTCACGCTATAGATAAAGTATCAGGGCACTAGAAATATACCTATCCAGTCCTATACagcagcattttttttaaattgtgtaacttTATCAACATTGTATAAACtatcaaaattattataacaCCAAGGTCAGGTTTGATTCTTAATTAGGTATAAAATCAACGGCGCAAATCGACTTCTTTGTAGATGTAGAGCGGAAACTTGGCTTATTTCTCAGGCAGTTACGATTATAAAAGTTAAACTAGCTGAATGTTTGTTTTAGCTGCTGGTTGGTTTGCTTTTCGTCGTCATCGGCGGCTTGGACCTGAATGACGACGACGACCAACCCTCGGCGGTGATCCTCAATGACGTCATAGTCATTTTCATATTCGTCATTTCAGTGGTCAATGTCGTCATATCAGCGTTCGGTTTAGAATACTCAAACA
Encoded here:
- the LOC134749754 gene encoding ninjurin-2 isoform X2 — encoded protein: MASILPAGLRNGVKGLDANRYATKKTVAQGMLDIALLTSNASQLKYVLQVGPKHEFYTLLVVLISVSLVLQLLVGLLFVVIGGLDLNDDDDQPSAVILNDVIVIFIFVISVVNVVISAFGLEYSNSPLILERLNYINNEYLRKGNGTVS
- the LOC134749754 gene encoding ninjurin-2 isoform X1 codes for the protein MASILPAGLRNGVKGLDANRYATKKTVAQGMLDIALLTSNASQLKYVLQVGPKHEFYTLLVVLISVSLVLQVVMGMVLLSLNLLRDCRFHEARHRVSAQRVNYATTASAFVITVLNVLVSAFDSSLARYLEIDYVV